A window of the Microbacterium sp. AZCO genome harbors these coding sequences:
- the rsmD gene encoding 16S rRNA (guanine(966)-N(2))-methyltransferase RsmD, with product MTRIIAGRAGGTTLDVPGSGTRPTSDRVRESLFGALESADALIGARVVDLYAGSGALGLEAVSRGAASADLVERAGPAATVVQRNAARVTKAMGRDAAIRVHRLAVSAYLARAAGPFDLAFLDPPYDLGEAELASALDALRPLLSEHAVVVVERARRSPAPDWHSAGLEALRDRAYGETTMWWGQPRAESQSR from the coding sequence GTGACGCGCATCATCGCCGGCCGCGCCGGCGGGACGACCCTCGACGTCCCCGGCAGCGGCACGCGGCCCACGAGCGACCGGGTGCGCGAGTCGCTCTTCGGCGCCCTCGAGTCGGCCGACGCCCTCATCGGCGCCCGGGTCGTCGACCTCTACGCGGGCTCCGGCGCCCTGGGCCTCGAGGCTGTCAGCCGTGGCGCGGCATCCGCCGATCTCGTGGAGCGGGCGGGCCCCGCCGCGACGGTCGTCCAGCGCAATGCGGCGCGCGTGACGAAGGCGATGGGACGGGATGCCGCGATCCGCGTGCATCGCCTCGCGGTGTCGGCGTATCTCGCCCGTGCCGCCGGTCCGTTCGACCTCGCGTTCCTCGACCCGCCGTACGACCTCGGCGAGGCTGAGCTCGCGTCGGCTCTGGACGCCCTGCGCCCGCTGCTCTCCGAGCACGCCGTGGTGGTCGTGGAGCGGGCGCGACGCTCCCCCGCGCCCGACTGGCACTCCGCCGGGCTCGAGGCGCTGCGCGATCGCGCCTACGGCGAGACGACGATGTGGTGGGGTCAGCCCCGCGCCGAGTCCCAGTCCCGATAG
- the thiL gene encoding thiamine-phosphate kinase, with protein MSSPAAASRVGDLSEGVILRAILDRLGPSSALLGPGDDAAVLAAPDGRVVATTDTLVHGPDFRLAWSSAFDLGWKAAAVNLADVAAMGARPTALLVALAMPDDTLLTFVEGLADGLRAACETLVPGCAVEGGDLTVSDTLTIAVTALGSLDGRTPVRRSGARPGDVVAVAGELGRAAHGLALLFGRFRDAAGTPIPVDPDVLAPEEREALAAQLRPAPPLALGPVAADAGATALMDVSDGLVLDARRMADASGVTIVLDGRAVGPEPALSGGEDHALLATFPAEAALPDGFRRIGLVTDRGDLSVLVDDAAPATAGGWDPYRDWDSARG; from the coding sequence ATGAGCTCTCCCGCCGCCGCATCCCGCGTCGGAGACCTCTCCGAGGGTGTGATCCTGCGGGCGATCCTCGACCGCCTCGGCCCGTCGTCGGCCCTCCTCGGTCCGGGGGACGACGCGGCCGTCCTCGCGGCGCCGGATGGACGGGTCGTCGCGACCACCGACACGCTCGTGCACGGGCCGGACTTCCGCCTGGCCTGGTCGAGCGCGTTCGACCTGGGCTGGAAGGCCGCTGCCGTCAACCTCGCGGACGTCGCGGCGATGGGCGCGCGTCCGACCGCGCTCCTCGTCGCCCTCGCCATGCCCGACGACACGCTCCTGACCTTCGTCGAGGGCCTCGCGGATGGACTGCGCGCCGCGTGCGAGACACTCGTCCCCGGCTGTGCGGTCGAGGGCGGCGACCTGACCGTGTCGGACACCCTCACGATCGCCGTCACCGCGCTCGGGTCGCTCGATGGACGCACGCCGGTGCGCCGATCGGGAGCGCGCCCCGGCGACGTCGTGGCCGTCGCGGGCGAGCTCGGCCGCGCCGCCCACGGCCTCGCGCTCCTCTTCGGTCGGTTCCGGGATGCCGCGGGCACGCCGATTCCCGTCGACCCCGACGTGCTCGCCCCGGAGGAGCGCGAGGCGCTGGCCGCGCAGCTGCGTCCGGCCCCGCCGCTCGCCCTCGGCCCTGTGGCCGCGGACGCCGGGGCGACCGCCCTCATGGACGTCTCGGACGGGCTCGTGCTCGACGCGCGGCGCATGGCCGACGCCTCCGGCGTGACGATCGTCCTCGACGGTCGCGCCGTCGGGCCCGAGCCGGCGCTGAGCGGGGGAGAGGACCACGCCCTTCTCGCGACGTTCCCCGCCGAAGCGGCGCTGCCCGACGGGTTCCGCCGGATCGGCCTCGTGACCGACCGTGGAGACCTGTCGGTGCTCGTCGATGACGCCGCACCCGCGACGGCCGGCGGCTGGGATCCCTATCGGGACTGGGACTCGGCGCGGGGCTGA
- a CDS encoding DUF3515 family protein encodes MIRSRRVRSAGAVTALLVATAALAGCSSTVSLQAAPDANDPRCADVTVRLPQTVDGQQRRWTDAQATGAWGDPASVLLTCGVEPPGPSTLRCITVGGVDWLVDESESPHYRLTTYGRTPAVQLYIDNQAVSPNNVLDDVRLAVSQLPKSAECTAPEAPLDEQDSGTG; translated from the coding sequence GTGATCCGATCCCGCCGCGTCCGCTCTGCGGGAGCCGTCACCGCTCTTCTCGTGGCGACCGCGGCACTCGCCGGCTGCAGCAGCACGGTCTCGCTGCAGGCCGCGCCGGACGCGAACGATCCGCGCTGCGCCGACGTCACGGTGCGCCTCCCCCAGACCGTCGACGGGCAGCAGCGGCGCTGGACCGACGCGCAGGCCACGGGGGCGTGGGGCGATCCGGCATCGGTGCTGCTCACCTGCGGCGTCGAGCCGCCCGGACCCTCCACCCTGCGGTGCATCACCGTCGGCGGCGTCGACTGGCTCGTCGACGAATCCGAGTCGCCCCACTACCGGCTGACGACCTACGGGCGCACGCCCGCCGTGCAGCTGTACATCGACAATCAGGCGGTGTCGCCCAACAACGTGCTCGACGACGTGCGTCTGGCCGTGTCGCAGCTGCCGAAGTCCGCCGAGTGCACGGCGCCCGAAGCCCCGCTCGACGAGCAGGACTCGGGCACCGGCTGA
- a CDS encoding D-alanine--D-alanine ligase family protein yields the protein MDKPAVVVLFGGRSSEHSISSATAGGVLRAINRDRYEVIPVGITRDGVFVLEDDEPDKFALDAERLPEVIDNGTRILWPEVGDRELRVRRADGTVDELGALDVVLPILHGVHGEDGTIQGFFDTLEIPYAGGGVLDSALCMDKHFMKIVLQAAGVSVSPWITVTRARWASDPEGVRRDAASLGDPVFVKPARAGSSVGVSKVHDPSELDAGLELAFAEDDKVLIESAIVGREVEVAVLEGRGGAPTRASLPGEIVLTTREFYDFEGKYLGGDGADVVCPADLTDAEIAAIQELGVRAFEAVDGRGLARVDFFLTADGLVVNELNTMPGFTPISMFPKCWLASGMTYPELISELVDTALERAS from the coding sequence ATGGACAAGCCGGCGGTGGTGGTGCTCTTTGGAGGTCGCTCCAGCGAACACTCGATCAGCTCCGCAACAGCGGGAGGCGTCCTCCGCGCGATCAACCGTGACCGCTATGAGGTGATCCCCGTCGGCATCACGCGCGACGGCGTCTTCGTCCTCGAAGACGACGAGCCCGACAAGTTCGCGCTCGACGCCGAGCGCCTCCCCGAGGTCATCGACAACGGCACGCGCATCCTGTGGCCCGAGGTGGGCGATCGCGAGCTGCGCGTGCGTCGCGCCGACGGCACGGTCGACGAGCTCGGCGCCCTCGACGTCGTGCTGCCGATCCTGCACGGCGTGCACGGCGAGGACGGAACGATCCAGGGCTTCTTCGACACCCTCGAGATCCCCTACGCGGGCGGCGGGGTGCTCGACTCGGCGCTGTGCATGGACAAGCACTTCATGAAGATCGTGCTCCAGGCCGCGGGAGTGTCGGTGTCGCCGTGGATCACGGTCACCCGCGCGCGGTGGGCGTCCGATCCCGAGGGTGTGCGGAGGGATGCCGCCTCCCTCGGCGACCCCGTCTTCGTCAAGCCCGCACGGGCGGGGTCGAGCGTCGGCGTGTCCAAGGTGCACGACCCGTCGGAGCTCGACGCTGGGCTCGAGCTCGCCTTCGCCGAGGACGACAAGGTCCTCATCGAGTCGGCGATCGTCGGCCGCGAAGTGGAGGTCGCGGTCCTGGAGGGTCGCGGGGGCGCCCCCACGCGCGCCTCGCTCCCCGGCGAGATCGTCCTCACGACGCGGGAGTTCTACGACTTCGAGGGCAAGTACCTCGGAGGCGACGGCGCCGATGTCGTGTGCCCGGCGGATCTCACCGATGCCGAGATCGCGGCGATCCAGGAGCTCGGCGTCCGCGCCTTCGAGGCGGTCGACGGGCGCGGTCTCGCCCGCGTCGACTTCTTCCTCACCGCCGACGGCCTCGTCGTCAACGAGCTCAACACGATGCCCGGCTTCACGCCGATCTCGATGTTCCCGAAGTGCTGGCTCGCATCGGGCATGACCTACCCCGAGCTCATCTCGGAGCTCGTCGACACCGCGCTCGAGCGAGCGTCCTGA
- a CDS encoding NAD(P)H-dependent glycerol-3-phosphate dehydrogenase, whose product MSRRPESLPRVAVVGAGSWGTTFGKILADGGAHVTMWARRAELAHEIDEAKRNSQYLPGINLPREMSATHHLSEALENADQVYLSVPSQTLRENLKAVRPLVSKTDVPIVSLMKGVERRTGLRMSEVIQQELDCDPARIAVASGPNLALEIAREQPTAAVIASTSQETADAVARRSRNRYFRSFVNTDVIGTEFGGVLKNLIAVAIGIVDGVGYGENTKASIITRGLVEMTDFAVAQGAHPETLQGLAGLGDLIATCQSPLSRNNTAGRLLGQGYRFDDVVKQMNQTAEGLASVAPVLQLAKEAGIQMPIVEQVKRVLDGTMDPREIAPHLTTEDDEPQGERTQNGQAGGGGALWRSLQRTLDQLRNSGRRPPRDQP is encoded by the coding sequence TTGAGCCGTAGGCCGGAGTCGCTGCCGCGGGTCGCCGTGGTCGGCGCGGGCAGCTGGGGGACGACGTTCGGCAAGATCCTCGCCGACGGCGGCGCGCACGTCACGATGTGGGCGCGACGGGCCGAGCTCGCGCACGAGATCGACGAGGCCAAGCGCAACAGCCAGTACCTCCCGGGCATCAACCTGCCCCGGGAGATGTCGGCGACGCACCACCTCTCCGAGGCGCTCGAGAACGCCGATCAGGTCTACCTGTCGGTGCCGAGCCAGACCCTCCGCGAGAACCTCAAGGCCGTGCGGCCGCTCGTGTCGAAGACCGACGTGCCGATCGTCTCCCTCATGAAGGGAGTCGAGCGCCGCACGGGGCTGCGCATGAGCGAGGTCATCCAGCAGGAGCTCGACTGCGACCCGGCCCGCATCGCCGTGGCATCCGGTCCGAATCTCGCGCTCGAGATCGCCCGCGAACAGCCCACCGCGGCCGTCATCGCCTCGACGAGCCAGGAGACGGCGGATGCGGTGGCCCGCCGCTCGCGCAACCGCTACTTCCGCTCGTTCGTCAACACTGACGTCATCGGCACCGAGTTCGGGGGCGTGCTCAAGAACCTCATCGCCGTCGCGATCGGCATCGTCGACGGCGTCGGCTACGGCGAGAACACCAAGGCGTCGATCATCACGCGCGGCCTGGTCGAGATGACCGACTTCGCGGTCGCGCAGGGCGCGCACCCCGAGACGCTGCAGGGCCTCGCGGGTCTCGGCGACCTCATCGCGACGTGCCAGTCGCCCCTCAGCCGCAACAACACCGCCGGGCGCCTGCTTGGACAGGGCTACCGCTTCGACGACGTCGTCAAGCAGATGAACCAGACGGCCGAGGGTCTCGCCTCGGTCGCGCCGGTGCTGCAGCTGGCCAAGGAAGCCGGCATCCAGATGCCCATCGTCGAGCAGGTCAAGCGCGTGCTCGACGGCACCATGGACCCGCGCGAGATCGCGCCGCACCTTACGACCGAAGACGACGAGCCGCAGGGCGAGAGGACGCAGAATGGACAAGCCGGCGGTGGTGGTGCTCTTTGGAGGTCGCTCCAGCGAACACTCGATCAGCTCCGCAACAGCGGGAGGCGTCCTCCGCGCGATCAACCGTGA